From a single Rodentibacter sp. JRC1 genomic region:
- the serA gene encoding phosphoglycerate dehydrogenase, with product MTNKVSLDKSKIKFVLLEGVHQSALDTLYAAGYTNIDYYKKALDGDELKAAIKDAHFIGLRSRTHLTAEMIEAAPKLIAVGCFCIGTNQVDLNAAKARGIPVFNAPFSNTRSVAELVLGEILLLMRNVPQANAEVHRGVWNKSAAGSHEVRGKKLGIVGYGHIGSQLSIIAESLGMDVYFYDIENKLPLGNAKQIRDLEELLGACDVISLHVPDLPSTRNLMSAERIAQLKQGSILINAARGTVVDIDALAKALKEGKVQGAAIDVFPVEPASINEEFVSPLREFDNVILTPHIGGSTAEAQENIGFEVAGKFVKYSDNGSTLSSVNFPEVSLPEHEGTKRLLHIHENRPGILNKLNQVFVEANVNIAAQYLQTDPKIGYVVVDVETEDTAPLLAKLREIDGTIRARVLY from the coding sequence ATGACAAACAAAGTTTCACTTGATAAATCAAAAATCAAATTTGTGTTGCTGGAAGGTGTACATCAAAGTGCACTAGATACCTTGTATGCGGCAGGTTATACAAATATTGATTATTATAAAAAGGCGCTTGATGGCGATGAACTTAAAGCGGCGATTAAAGATGCGCATTTTATTGGGTTACGCTCGCGTACGCACTTAACTGCGGAAATGATAGAAGCCGCTCCAAAACTTATTGCGGTAGGCTGTTTTTGTATCGGTACTAATCAAGTTGATTTGAATGCAGCAAAAGCGCGTGGTATTCCGGTATTTAATGCGCCGTTCTCAAATACACGCTCTGTGGCGGAATTAGTACTCGGTGAAATTTTGCTACTTATGCGTAATGTGCCGCAAGCAAATGCAGAAGTACATCGTGGTGTGTGGAATAAATCTGCAGCAGGCTCTCACGAAGTACGCGGTAAAAAATTGGGGATTGTCGGTTATGGTCATATCGGTTCTCAATTAAGTATTATTGCAGAGTCACTTGGAATGGATGTGTATTTCTATGATATTGAAAACAAATTACCGTTAGGGAATGCAAAACAGATTCGTGATTTGGAAGAATTACTTGGGGCTTGTGATGTGATTTCCTTACATGTACCGGATCTGCCGTCAACCCGTAATTTAATGAGTGCAGAACGTATAGCGCAACTTAAACAGGGTTCCATTTTAATTAATGCGGCACGTGGTACGGTGGTAGATATTGACGCATTGGCGAAAGCGTTAAAAGAAGGAAAAGTCCAAGGTGCGGCAATTGATGTTTTCCCTGTCGAGCCGGCATCGATCAATGAAGAATTTGTTTCTCCGTTGCGTGAATTTGATAATGTGATTTTAACGCCGCATATCGGCGGTTCAACGGCGGAAGCACAAGAAAATATCGGTTTTGAAGTGGCGGGTAAATTTGTGAAATATTCCGATAACGGTTCAACCTTATCTTCCGTAAACTTCCCTGAAGTTTCTTTGCCGGAACACGAAGGCACTAAACGTTTATTGCATATTCACGAAAATCGCCCGGGTATTCTTAATAAACTTAACCAAGTTTTCGTAGAGGCAAATGTGAATATTGCTGCGCAATACCTGCAAACCGATCCGAAAATAGGTTATGTTGTGGTGGATGTGGAAACGGAAGATACTGCACCACTATTGGCAAAATTACGTGAAATTGACGGCACGATTCGCGCGCGCGTGTTGTATTAA
- the rpiA gene encoding ribose-5-phosphate isomerase RpiA → MDQLEMKKLAAQAALQYVKADTIVGVGSGSTVNCFIEALGAMKNQIKGAVAASKASEELLRKQGIEVFGANEVSELDIYVDGADEINPQKMMIKGGGAALTREKIVAALAKKFICIVDSSKQVDVLGSTFPLPVEVIPMARSQVGRKLAALGGSPEYREGVVTDNGNVILDVYNFKILNPVEMEKELNNVAGVVTNGIFALRSADVVIVGTPEGAKVID, encoded by the coding sequence ATGGATCAGTTAGAAATGAAAAAACTTGCGGCACAAGCCGCATTACAATATGTGAAAGCGGATACGATTGTGGGGGTCGGGAGCGGTTCAACGGTGAACTGTTTTATTGAAGCATTAGGCGCAATGAAAAACCAAATAAAAGGTGCGGTGGCTGCTTCAAAAGCTTCGGAAGAGTTGTTACGCAAACAAGGTATTGAAGTATTCGGTGCTAATGAGGTTTCCGAATTAGATATTTATGTTGATGGAGCTGATGAGATCAATCCGCAAAAAATGATGATTAAAGGCGGCGGTGCGGCACTCACTCGCGAAAAAATCGTGGCGGCATTGGCGAAAAAATTCATTTGTATCGTTGATTCCAGTAAACAAGTAGATGTATTGGGTTCTACATTCCCATTGCCGGTGGAAGTGATCCCGATGGCGCGTTCGCAAGTCGGTAGAAAATTGGCTGCACTTGGCGGCTCGCCGGAATATCGTGAGGGTGTGGTTACCGATAACGGCAATGTGATTTTAGATGTGTATAACTTTAAAATTTTAAATCCGGTGGAAATGGAAAAAGAATTAAATAACGTTGCCGGTGTGGTGACTAACGGCATATTCGCTTTACGTAGTGCAGATGTCGTGATTGTCGGAACGCCTGAAGGTGCGAAGGTTATCGATTAA
- the hemW gene encoding radical SAM family heme chaperone HemW, translated as MLTLPPLSLYIHIPWCVQKCPYCDFNSHAQKGNIPESDYIYHLLQDLQLDLVRFKDSVQDRKLHSIFIGGGTPSLFSAESIATLLNEIRKCIPFEDDIEITLEANPGTVEAERFKGYVSAGITRISMGIQSFSDDKLQRLGRIHNCLEAKSAVNLASVSGLKSFNLDLMHGLPNQRLDEALDDLRQAIALSPPHLSWYQLTIEPNTMFAYRPPKLPDDDELWDIFEQGHKLLTEAGYQQYETSAYAKPGFQCRHNLNYWRFGDYLAIGCGAHGKLTFPKGKILRFSKTKHPKGYLRGEYLYEEKNVPEIDRPFEFFMNRFRLLEAVPKTEFEVYTGLPQSAVRNQIDFALTQGYLIETSQTWQITERGKLFLNELLELFLTEE; from the coding sequence ATGCTTACACTTCCCCCACTTTCGCTTTATATTCATATTCCTTGGTGTGTACAAAAGTGTCCCTATTGCGATTTCAATTCACACGCTCAGAAAGGTAACATTCCGGAAAGCGACTACATTTATCATTTACTACAAGATTTACAGCTGGATTTAGTGCGCTTTAAAGACTCCGTTCAAGATCGTAAATTACATTCGATTTTTATCGGGGGTGGCACACCGAGTTTATTTTCAGCAGAAAGCATTGCCACTTTGTTGAATGAAATCAGAAAGTGTATTCCTTTTGAAGATGATATTGAAATAACACTTGAAGCCAATCCCGGCACGGTGGAAGCGGAACGTTTCAAAGGTTATGTTTCAGCCGGAATAACACGTATTTCCATGGGGATTCAAAGTTTTAGCGATGACAAACTTCAGCGTTTAGGACGTATTCATAATTGTCTTGAAGCGAAAAGTGCGGTCAATTTAGCAAGCGTTTCCGGCTTAAAAAGTTTCAATTTGGATTTAATGCACGGATTGCCAAACCAAAGGTTAGATGAAGCCTTAGATGATTTACGCCAAGCGATTGCGCTTTCTCCTCCGCATCTTTCTTGGTATCAACTTACCATCGAACCCAACACAATGTTTGCTTATCGTCCCCCGAAGTTACCTGATGATGACGAACTGTGGGATATTTTTGAACAAGGGCATAAATTGTTGACGGAAGCCGGTTATCAACAATATGAAACGTCAGCCTATGCTAAGCCGGGTTTTCAATGCCGACATAATTTAAATTATTGGCGTTTTGGGGATTATTTGGCGATTGGATGTGGCGCACATGGAAAACTCACTTTTCCGAAGGGAAAAATTTTGCGTTTTTCTAAAACCAAGCATCCGAAAGGTTATTTGCGCGGCGAATATTTATATGAGGAAAAAAACGTCCCCGAAATCGACCGCCCTTTTGAATTTTTTATGAACCGATTTCGTTTATTAGAAGCCGTACCGAAAACTGAGTTTGAAGTCTACACCGGTTTGCCGCAAAGTGCGGTTAGAAATCAAATCGATTTTGCGCTCACACAAGGCTACCTTATAGAAACTTCTCAAACTTGGCAAATCACAGAACGAGGGAAATTATTCTTAAATGAATTGTTGGAATTATTTTTAACGGAAGAATGA